One window of the Granulicella arctica genome contains the following:
- a CDS encoding TonB-dependent receptor has product MQMSMRRSLMIIVCLFSVTSGIGLKAQSTQGLIVGTVQDPTGAAISSATVKVTNTDTAVVRTTHADGSGNYEVNNLPPGHYVVHVDAAGFKSTEVQQLVLAARQQLRADVAVQPGSVSEQVTVDASAAGVIDTETASIAASLDAADVRNLPANYRASSSGTSPLNLIQTLPGVQTDTAPNNGTGGGFSIQGGLPFQTEVTVDGITSQNATSNSPLPNAFPSGESIAELRVDGVLNNAQFGQPGEVTTVSKSGTNKLHGGVFWYHQNAAFNATPFGAATKPRLVGNDFGASVGGPVTIPHLYHGRDKTFFFGTFEAFRLPQSTPNQYIVPSTLMKTGNFNYLPANSLRNPFAPGTFYANNQLPNINTASQKFLQFFPDPNHGDPTVFPNGVPNYYVNQAADQSSNQFDVRGDQYVGQKALFFARYTWKNYNIGLPEPLLVPNSQETIQDRILVLSANYNITPKLINEFRFGFTFDNTGQTNGFNGPGFAQSTGLQGLTNLFFNGVPELDFKALSSLNADRLTSITKSRTIQYLDTVSWQVRSHMMKFGVDFRHVEALTPLGFFGADNYGTFDFTSAQFTGQEFADFLVGTPNVTEYDQVAADNDGKSLYSNAFFQDEWHARQNLVVSYGVRYEYHPAYHDPSGNIGNFDPSVAKSGRVVYPAGGEGVLSQAFLNSFNGCAIGTSTGGSTVNGAACTPVVSNAQAGLPSGLREVPTKRFMPRFGVAYRPFGNDRTVLRGGFGMYDITLLGRNFYSLTGTLQSYTVAFPNVQTATGPAFAWPAIGAGSGINSNTASFGQAYFGTANDIHWKDPYSEQYSLSIDRDLGHSFGLRVSYIGLETHQLVWAPNLNDLAYSSTTSAYVQPLTARPFPNWGRINTRSTGANASYHSGQVEFSHHMNRGLEFDSTYTFAKNVSDNQGPNNTGFALENGGARSSYAGDRSVDFGNVYGTRRNHWSSTVLYDLPIGRGRMIGSNMSKVADLLVGGWRTSNIFLIQTGPFLSAYIPSGEADPSGTGSGLNGGQFGDLGHRAQKPDRVGATKPSNQSRSNWINTASIVCPGAPNWTPGTNCYTGGNPAQAGATPPIGRFGNAQIGSIVGPGTVNLSSGVSKEFALIEGVKFRVEGTFTNVLNHTNLSDPALDITTANFGKITQARGSDFGGSRTGQVSARLDF; this is encoded by the coding sequence ATGCAGATGTCCATGCGCCGATCGTTGATGATTATTGTCTGTCTGTTCAGTGTTACTAGCGGGATTGGCTTGAAAGCGCAGTCGACGCAGGGGTTGATTGTGGGCACGGTTCAGGACCCAACCGGAGCGGCGATCAGCTCTGCAACTGTGAAGGTTACAAACACGGATACGGCTGTGGTTCGGACGACGCATGCAGACGGTTCGGGGAACTACGAGGTCAACAATCTTCCGCCGGGGCACTACGTCGTGCATGTGGATGCTGCCGGATTCAAGTCGACGGAGGTGCAACAGCTTGTGCTGGCAGCGCGCCAGCAGTTACGCGCGGATGTTGCGGTGCAGCCCGGTAGCGTGTCGGAGCAGGTGACGGTCGATGCTTCGGCCGCTGGTGTGATTGACACGGAGACGGCGTCGATTGCGGCCAGTCTGGATGCGGCGGATGTACGAAATCTTCCGGCAAATTATCGGGCGAGTTCGAGTGGGACGAGCCCGTTGAACCTGATCCAGACGCTGCCGGGGGTGCAGACGGATACGGCTCCGAACAATGGAACGGGTGGAGGATTTTCGATTCAGGGTGGGCTGCCGTTCCAGACGGAGGTGACAGTGGACGGTATTACTTCGCAGAATGCTACGTCGAACTCCCCGCTGCCGAATGCGTTTCCTTCGGGCGAGTCGATCGCGGAGCTGCGTGTGGACGGCGTGCTGAATAATGCGCAGTTCGGGCAGCCGGGTGAGGTGACGACAGTGTCGAAGTCGGGCACGAACAAGCTGCATGGCGGTGTGTTTTGGTATCACCAGAATGCGGCGTTCAATGCGACGCCGTTCGGTGCGGCAACGAAGCCGCGGCTTGTGGGTAATGACTTCGGGGCGAGCGTTGGCGGGCCGGTGACGATTCCGCATCTTTATCATGGGCGCGATAAGACTTTCTTCTTTGGGACGTTTGAGGCGTTCCGGCTGCCACAGAGTACGCCGAACCAGTACATCGTTCCGAGCACGCTGATGAAGACGGGAAACTTCAACTACCTTCCGGCGAACTCCCTGAGGAATCCGTTTGCTCCGGGAACCTTCTATGCGAATAATCAGCTGCCGAACATCAATACGGCTTCGCAGAAGTTTCTACAGTTCTTTCCTGATCCGAACCATGGCGATCCTACTGTGTTTCCGAATGGGGTGCCGAACTACTATGTGAACCAGGCGGCGGATCAGTCGTCGAACCAGTTCGATGTTCGTGGCGACCAGTACGTGGGCCAGAAGGCGCTGTTCTTTGCGCGGTATACGTGGAAGAACTACAACATCGGCCTGCCGGAGCCACTGCTGGTGCCGAACAGCCAGGAGACGATTCAGGATCGCATCCTTGTGCTTTCGGCGAACTACAACATCACGCCGAAGCTGATTAATGAGTTTCGATTTGGCTTTACGTTCGACAACACGGGCCAGACGAACGGCTTCAACGGGCCGGGGTTCGCGCAGTCGACGGGGCTGCAGGGGCTGACGAATCTCTTCTTCAACGGGGTGCCGGAGCTGGACTTCAAGGCGCTCTCTTCGCTTAATGCGGATAGGCTTACGTCGATTACGAAGTCGCGGACGATCCAGTATCTCGACACGGTGAGCTGGCAGGTTCGGAGCCACATGATGAAGTTTGGTGTCGACTTCCGGCATGTCGAGGCTTTGACGCCGCTCGGATTCTTCGGGGCGGATAACTATGGGACGTTCGACTTTACGAGTGCGCAGTTTACGGGGCAGGAGTTCGCCGACTTCCTGGTAGGTACGCCGAACGTGACGGAGTATGACCAGGTTGCAGCGGATAACGATGGCAAGTCGCTGTACTCGAATGCGTTCTTTCAGGATGAGTGGCATGCGCGACAGAATCTGGTCGTGAGCTATGGTGTGCGGTATGAGTATCACCCGGCGTACCACGATCCCTCGGGCAACATCGGGAATTTTGATCCATCGGTGGCCAAGTCGGGCCGGGTGGTGTATCCCGCTGGAGGCGAGGGTGTGCTGTCGCAGGCGTTTCTGAATAGCTTCAATGGGTGTGCGATCGGAACCTCAACGGGCGGATCGACGGTGAATGGTGCGGCATGTACGCCGGTGGTCTCGAACGCGCAGGCTGGCTTGCCGTCTGGCCTGCGTGAGGTGCCGACGAAGCGCTTCATGCCGCGATTTGGGGTGGCGTATCGGCCGTTCGGCAACGACCGGACTGTGTTGCGCGGCGGCTTTGGGATGTACGACATTACGCTGCTGGGGCGGAACTTCTACTCGCTGACGGGAACGCTACAGTCGTACACGGTGGCGTTCCCGAATGTGCAGACGGCGACCGGGCCTGCGTTTGCGTGGCCGGCGATTGGGGCTGGTTCGGGGATCAACAGCAACACGGCATCGTTCGGGCAGGCTTACTTTGGAACGGCGAACGATATTCATTGGAAGGACCCGTACTCGGAGCAGTACTCGCTCTCGATTGATCGAGACCTGGGGCATTCGTTTGGGCTGCGCGTCTCATATATTGGCCTCGAGACGCATCAGCTGGTGTGGGCTCCTAACTTGAATGACCTGGCTTATTCTTCGACGACTTCGGCATATGTACAGCCATTGACGGCGCGGCCTTTCCCGAACTGGGGACGCATCAACACCCGGTCAACTGGCGCGAATGCGAGCTACCACTCGGGGCAGGTCGAGTTCTCGCACCACATGAATCGCGGGCTTGAGTTCGACTCAACCTATACCTTTGCGAAGAACGTCTCGGACAACCAGGGGCCGAACAACACGGGCTTTGCACTGGAGAATGGTGGAGCGCGATCTTCGTATGCGGGTGATCGATCGGTGGACTTTGGCAACGTGTATGGGACGCGTCGCAATCACTGGAGCTCGACGGTGCTGTACGATCTGCCGATCGGTCGCGGCAGGATGATTGGGTCGAATATGAGTAAGGTTGCGGACCTGCTGGTTGGAGGATGGCGGACGAGCAACATCTTCCTGATCCAGACGGGGCCGTTCCTCTCGGCTTACATACCGAGTGGCGAGGCTGACCCTTCGGGCACGGGGTCGGGGCTCAACGGCGGTCAGTTTGGCGACCTTGGGCATCGTGCACAGAAACCGGACAGGGTGGGTGCGACGAAGCCTTCCAACCAGAGCCGGAGTAACTGGATCAACACGGCGTCCATTGTGTGTCCGGGTGCTCCGAACTGGACGCCGGGAACGAATTGCTACACCGGTGGCAATCCCGCACAGGCTGGGGCTACGCCGCCGATTGGACGATTTGGCAATGCGCAGATCGGGTCGATTGTCGGGCCGGGAACTGTAAACCTATCGTCGGGTGTATCGAAGGAGTTCGCGCTCATCGAGGGTGTGAAGTTCCGGGTGGAAGGCACGTTTACCAATGTACTGAACCATACGAACCTGAGTGATCCGGCGTTGGATATCACGACTGCCAACTTTGGCAAGATCACGCAGGCGCGTGGGTCTGACTTTGGTGGCAGCCGTACGGGGCAGGTATCGGCTCGGCTTGATTTCTAG
- a CDS encoding glycoside hydrolase family 127 protein, which translates to MQKTSRRAFVRGSAALAAATAVLRDAHAFQAAGVMAKPSTPLMQFDYKDVRLLDGPMLIQFQHNHQLFLNLNEDSLLKPFRQLSGLPAPGEDMGGWYSPSPLFDPPKNMTGYIPGHTFGQYVSGLSRAYAATGDKATQAKVQRLVAGFSPTISEKFYSDYCIPAYTFDKTNVGLIDAHEFAGDPQALAVLNRATDAVLPFLPPKALNREEMMARPHKNVSFTWDESYTLPENFYLAYQRGAGARYRQLAQRFLEDDTYFGPLSENRNVLPGQHAYSHVNALCSAMQAYLTDGSDKHLRAARNGFSFVQAQSYATGGWGPDEGFRKPDTDELAASLGKTHNSFETPCGAYGHFKITRYLMRVTGDSRYGDSMETVLYNTILGARPIRTDGVSFYYSDFGQDAKKVDYEQKWPCCSGTFPQLTADYGISSYLRSAKGINVNLYVPSKIIWQQGGARVSLTQHTQYPANGETSMQLSVSKPERFTIALRIPAWAGSGTRVVVNGKAADVQLTPGTWASIDRTWKEGDRVELSLDMPLRLSPLDARHPQLVALLYGPVALFAIEPGSRAMTQKQLLAAQRVGSSPAWEVATDGEKVRMLPYPEIKDESYRLYQQTT; encoded by the coding sequence ATGCAGAAGACCTCTCGTCGCGCCTTTGTTAGAGGAAGTGCTGCTCTTGCTGCGGCCACAGCCGTTCTACGCGATGCCCATGCGTTCCAGGCAGCCGGGGTGATGGCGAAGCCCTCGACGCCTCTGATGCAGTTTGACTATAAGGATGTCCGGCTTCTTGATGGTCCGATGCTTATCCAGTTCCAGCATAATCATCAGCTCTTTCTGAATTTGAATGAGGACAGCCTGCTGAAGCCGTTTCGTCAGCTTTCGGGGCTTCCCGCACCGGGGGAGGACATGGGCGGCTGGTACTCGCCGTCGCCACTGTTCGATCCGCCGAAGAATATGACGGGCTACATACCCGGGCATACGTTTGGGCAGTATGTCTCCGGGCTTTCGCGGGCGTATGCCGCCACGGGTGATAAGGCTACGCAGGCTAAGGTGCAGCGATTGGTAGCGGGTTTTTCGCCGACGATCAGTGAGAAGTTTTATAGCGATTACTGTATTCCGGCGTACACATTCGACAAAACGAACGTCGGCTTGATCGATGCTCACGAGTTTGCGGGTGATCCGCAGGCGCTTGCTGTGCTTAACCGGGCCACGGATGCAGTGCTGCCGTTCCTTCCTCCGAAGGCGCTGAACCGTGAGGAGATGATGGCTCGCCCGCACAAGAACGTCTCGTTTACGTGGGACGAGAGCTATACGCTGCCGGAGAACTTCTACCTGGCCTACCAGCGCGGGGCGGGGGCGCGGTATCGCCAGCTTGCTCAGAGGTTTTTAGAAGATGACACCTACTTTGGACCGCTCTCCGAGAACCGGAATGTGCTGCCGGGGCAGCATGCTTACAGCCATGTGAACGCGCTGTGCTCGGCCATGCAGGCGTATCTAACGGATGGCAGCGACAAGCATCTTCGTGCTGCCCGCAATGGATTCAGCTTTGTGCAGGCACAGAGCTACGCGACGGGAGGGTGGGGTCCCGATGAGGGCTTCCGCAAGCCGGATACGGATGAGCTTGCTGCTTCGCTTGGGAAGACACACAACTCCTTTGAGACGCCGTGCGGGGCTTATGGTCACTTCAAGATCACGCGGTACCTGATGCGCGTCACAGGCGATTCGCGCTATGGCGACTCCATGGAGACGGTGCTGTACAACACCATTCTGGGAGCAAGACCAATTCGCACGGACGGTGTGAGTTTCTACTACTCGGACTTTGGCCAGGATGCGAAGAAAGTCGACTATGAGCAGAAGTGGCCATGCTGCTCCGGTACGTTTCCGCAGCTTACGGCGGACTACGGCATCAGCTCCTACCTGCGGAGCGCGAAGGGGATTAACGTCAATCTCTATGTGCCTTCGAAGATTATCTGGCAGCAGGGTGGCGCGCGTGTCTCGCTGACGCAGCATACGCAGTACCCGGCGAACGGGGAGACGAGCATGCAGCTTTCCGTGTCGAAGCCGGAGCGGTTTACGATTGCGCTTCGGATTCCGGCCTGGGCGGGTAGCGGGACGAGGGTTGTGGTCAACGGCAAGGCCGCGGACGTGCAACTGACGCCGGGAACGTGGGCCAGCATCGACCGTACCTGGAAGGAGGGTGATCGCGTGGAGCTTTCCCTCGATATGCCGCTGCGGCTGTCACCGCTCGATGCGCGTCACCCGCAGCTTGTGGCGCTGCTGTATGGTCCGGTGGCGCTGTTTGCGATCGAGCCTGGCTCTCGGGCTATGACGCAGAAGCAGCTTCTCGCGGCACAGCGGGTAGGATCTTCTCCTGCTTGGGAGGTGGCGACGGATGGAGAGAAGGTCCGCATGCTGCCTTACCCCGAGATCAAGGATGAGAGTTACCGGCTCTATCAGCAGACGACCTGA
- a CDS encoding alkaline phosphatase family protein, with protein sequence MNIRNLVSIFALGLSCFSPLQNAGAQKPSVKDRNVIIVMTDGLRWQEVFRGADETLLTPINYYDGRDVKKLQQKFLAPTPEDRRARLLPFLWSTFIPQGQFYGDLDAGSDAHVTNGFNFSYPGYSETLTGHPDPNINSNDNKPNPNVTVLEWLNKQPGLQGKVAAFGAWEVIGGIVNAARCNFPVAVSYDPLLLTPSTPEIDLLNQWKAESPRIWDDEAFDAPTFYTAMAYLKLKQPRVMFLSLGETDDWAHGGNYGEYLDSANRVDADLAQLWKQIQSMPQYRNNTTLIFLTDHGRGSGPDDWKGHGQKTPDSKNIFIGLFGAGVPATGLQKNVAEVTQNQVAATVAQYLGLDWNAQEPRAGKPLPTQATH encoded by the coding sequence ATGAACATCCGCAATCTAGTAAGTATTTTTGCTCTGGGTCTCTCGTGCTTCAGCCCACTCCAAAATGCGGGTGCTCAAAAGCCTTCCGTCAAAGACCGCAACGTGATCATCGTCATGACCGACGGCCTTCGCTGGCAGGAGGTCTTCCGCGGAGCCGACGAAACCCTCCTTACCCCCATAAATTACTACGATGGTCGCGACGTCAAGAAGCTCCAGCAGAAGTTCCTCGCACCGACCCCCGAAGACCGCCGCGCCCGCCTGCTCCCCTTCCTCTGGAGCACCTTCATCCCGCAGGGCCAGTTCTACGGCGACCTCGACGCCGGCTCCGACGCCCACGTCACCAACGGCTTCAACTTTTCGTACCCCGGCTACAGCGAAACCCTCACCGGCCATCCCGACCCCAACATCAATTCGAACGACAACAAGCCCAACCCCAACGTCACCGTCCTCGAATGGCTCAACAAGCAGCCCGGCCTCCAGGGCAAAGTAGCCGCCTTCGGAGCATGGGAGGTCATTGGCGGTATCGTCAACGCCGCGCGCTGTAACTTCCCCGTCGCCGTCTCCTACGACCCCTTGCTCCTCACGCCATCGACCCCCGAGATCGATCTGCTCAATCAATGGAAAGCCGAGTCCCCTCGTATCTGGGACGACGAAGCCTTCGACGCGCCCACCTTCTACACCGCCATGGCTTACCTCAAACTCAAGCAGCCACGCGTCATGTTCCTCTCTCTCGGCGAGACAGACGACTGGGCTCACGGTGGCAACTACGGCGAGTACCTCGACTCCGCCAACCGTGTCGATGCTGACCTCGCGCAACTTTGGAAGCAGATCCAAAGCATGCCGCAGTATCGCAACAACACAACCCTCATCTTCCTCACCGATCATGGTCGCGGCAGCGGTCCAGACGACTGGAAGGGCCACGGCCAGAAGACCCCCGACTCAAAGAACATCTTCATCGGCCTCTTCGGTGCCGGCGTCCCAGCCACGGGTCTCCAGAAGAACGTTGCCGAAGTAACGCAGAACCAGGTCGCCGCTACCGTCGCACAGTACCTTGGTCTGGATTGGAACGCACAAGAACCTCGCGCAGGAAAGCCGC
- a CDS encoding SPL family radical SAM protein codes for MATASSSCELDTAQAEIGPIETDGRLWRPRRVLITPDALSLPYGRAMLDRAASHGAEVIRLPNNRLTGFKAESESKSYALAKTTFAIVVSPPGQRKLQPIPPSADWQFHIAQGCPAHCQYCYLAGSLSGPPVTRAYANLPEILEGLRSYAGAGQVTSRSEFRAHEGTTFEASCYTDPLGIEHLTGALAESIRFFGQWDDAVQLRWTTKFAAVSPLLALEHRGHTRVRFSINAASVTRDFEGGTASIAQRLGALRRMALAGYPIGLTIAPIMPVENWQSQYTELLTAVAKAVEGVAALDLTVELITHRFTPGSKEVLIGWYPKTSLDLREEARTQKRTKFGGFKFVYPKDSMGEMRSFFEQTIATLLPTARILYWA; via the coding sequence ATGGCAACCGCAAGTTCCTCCTGCGAACTAGACACGGCGCAAGCTGAAATCGGCCCGATCGAAACAGACGGCAGACTCTGGCGACCCCGCCGCGTCCTCATCACCCCCGACGCCCTCTCCCTCCCCTACGGCCGTGCCATGCTCGACCGTGCCGCCTCACACGGCGCAGAGGTCATCCGCCTCCCCAACAATCGGCTCACCGGCTTCAAGGCAGAGAGCGAAAGCAAGAGCTACGCCCTGGCCAAGACCACCTTCGCCATCGTCGTATCGCCTCCCGGCCAGCGCAAGCTCCAGCCCATCCCACCATCCGCCGACTGGCAGTTCCACATCGCCCAGGGCTGCCCGGCGCACTGCCAGTACTGCTATCTCGCCGGATCGCTCAGCGGCCCACCTGTCACCCGCGCCTACGCCAACCTGCCCGAGATCCTCGAAGGCCTCCGATCCTACGCGGGCGCAGGCCAGGTCACCTCGCGCTCCGAGTTTCGCGCCCACGAAGGCACCACCTTCGAGGCCTCCTGCTACACCGATCCCCTCGGCATCGAGCACCTCACTGGCGCGCTCGCCGAGTCGATCCGCTTCTTCGGTCAGTGGGACGACGCCGTCCAACTACGCTGGACCACCAAGTTCGCAGCCGTCAGCCCTCTGCTCGCCCTCGAGCATCGCGGCCACACCCGCGTTCGCTTCTCCATCAACGCCGCCAGCGTCACCCGCGACTTCGAGGGCGGAACCGCAAGCATCGCCCAACGCCTCGGAGCTTTGCGGCGCATGGCCCTCGCAGGCTACCCCATCGGTCTCACCATTGCCCCAATCATGCCCGTAGAGAACTGGCAATCCCAGTACACCGAACTCCTGACCGCCGTCGCTAAAGCCGTCGAAGGAGTAGCCGCCCTCGACCTCACCGTAGAGCTCATCACCCACCGCTTCACGCCCGGCTCGAAGGAAGTCCTCATCGGCTGGTACCCCAAGACCAGCCTCGACCTCCGCGAAGAGGCCCGCACCCAGAAGCGCACCAAGTTCGGCGGCTTCAAGTTCGTCTACCCAAAGGACTCCATGGGCGAGATGCGCTCTTTCTTCGAGCAGACCATCGCCACCCTCCTGCCCACAGCCCGCATCCTCTACTGGGCCTGA
- a CDS encoding GH92 family glycosyl hydrolase has product MNVRATSVFSRLLVGGLMIGTVAFAAALSDAQDRAALVNPLIGTANGGNVFPGATMPFGMVQFSPEATPVNAKRMIAAPGGYEFRADKIRGFSLTNVEGWGCAGGSGDVPLMPVTEAIGPSPSSDFRHNYAAGFTHTDEKAEPGSYRVTLANGVEVSLAAATRMGVATFRFPEGKPARLLVRTSDSEVGSTAAESRVDAASGTITGSVTSGNFCGYLGTEDRRPYYTLHFVARFDRPMTETGAWTDEKVTPGATAATGGTGFGPKGFPEAGHGSGVWAGFGTGGEVRVRIGISYVSEANARANLDAESIAGVRYEEVSARARAAWNKRLNQIEIEGGTDEQRTVFTTALYHSLMTPTTYSDANGEYTGMDAKVHRVGSGQAVQYANFSGWDVYRSQFQLLTWLDPKQGSDVAQSLYNQSEQDGGRWDRWTHLGGATHVMNGDPAAAAVADILAFGGRQFDVKAALASLVRAADVPTKEDLSHDGCPVECVGQRPGLDQWLKLHYIPVGAPAWGPAADTLEDVSAEFGISALAGHLGDEAVRSRFAERAQYWKNIWNPKAAPDGGYFMNRNADGSWPLVQDDDDKAAKAFTPATEDGFVEGSAAQYVWMVPFNVAGLFEQMGGRDKAVARLDRFFYDEKGAPAVTKSGPLHAELDNEPSIETPWLYDFAGQPWKTQQLVRQVLNTIWKNEPKGVPGNDDLGEMSSWDVFASMGLYPEIPGRAEFVLASPLFSKVTVHRAGGDVRIVAKAAGTDHPYVHGFKVNGKSSSKTWLPESFALKGGTLEFDLGDAPDKTWGVKKGDEPPSFGAQ; this is encoded by the coding sequence ATGAATGTACGAGCCACCTCCGTGTTTTCCCGCCTGCTGGTTGGCGGACTAATGATTGGCACTGTCGCCTTTGCAGCAGCTCTAAGCGATGCCCAGGATCGAGCTGCGCTGGTCAACCCGCTGATTGGGACTGCCAACGGCGGGAACGTGTTTCCCGGCGCGACGATGCCGTTCGGCATGGTGCAGTTCAGCCCTGAGGCGACGCCTGTCAATGCGAAGCGGATGATCGCCGCGCCGGGTGGCTACGAGTTTCGCGCAGACAAGATTCGCGGGTTCAGCCTGACGAACGTTGAGGGCTGGGGGTGTGCGGGAGGATCGGGCGACGTGCCGCTTATGCCCGTGACAGAAGCGATTGGGCCTTCGCCTTCGAGCGACTTCAGACATAACTACGCTGCTGGGTTTACCCATACCGATGAGAAAGCGGAGCCGGGATCGTATCGGGTAACACTGGCGAATGGCGTCGAGGTTTCGCTGGCTGCAGCTACGCGGATGGGTGTTGCGACCTTCCGCTTTCCGGAGGGGAAGCCGGCGCGATTGCTGGTGAGGACGTCAGACTCCGAGGTGGGGTCGACGGCGGCGGAGAGCCGGGTTGATGCGGCTTCGGGAACGATTACAGGGTCGGTAACGAGCGGGAACTTCTGTGGCTACCTGGGGACGGAAGATCGACGGCCGTACTACACGCTGCACTTCGTGGCGCGATTTGACCGACCGATGACGGAGACGGGTGCTTGGACGGATGAGAAGGTGACGCCTGGGGCGACGGCGGCAACGGGTGGAACAGGATTTGGGCCTAAGGGTTTTCCGGAGGCTGGGCACGGGTCTGGGGTGTGGGCTGGCTTCGGAACGGGTGGAGAGGTGCGAGTGCGGATTGGCATCTCGTATGTGAGCGAGGCGAATGCGCGGGCAAATCTTGATGCCGAGAGCATCGCAGGGGTTCGCTATGAGGAGGTTTCCGCGAGGGCACGGGCTGCGTGGAACAAGCGACTCAACCAGATCGAGATCGAAGGTGGAACGGACGAGCAGCGAACGGTCTTTACGACCGCACTTTACCACTCATTGATGACACCGACGACCTATAGCGATGCCAACGGCGAGTACACCGGCATGGACGCGAAGGTTCATCGGGTTGGCAGCGGGCAGGCGGTGCAGTATGCCAACTTCTCGGGATGGGATGTGTACCGGTCACAGTTTCAATTGCTGACGTGGCTCGATCCGAAGCAGGGAAGCGACGTGGCCCAGAGCCTCTATAACCAGTCGGAGCAGGATGGTGGCAGATGGGATCGGTGGACGCATCTTGGTGGCGCTACGCATGTGATGAACGGTGATCCGGCGGCAGCGGCGGTTGCGGATATCTTGGCGTTTGGCGGGCGGCAGTTCGATGTAAAGGCGGCTTTGGCCTCGCTGGTGCGCGCGGCGGATGTGCCTACGAAGGAAGACCTGAGCCATGATGGGTGTCCCGTGGAGTGCGTTGGTCAGAGGCCGGGGCTGGACCAGTGGTTGAAGCTGCACTACATTCCTGTTGGTGCTCCGGCGTGGGGGCCGGCGGCGGATACGTTGGAGGATGTTTCGGCGGAGTTTGGGATCTCGGCGCTTGCCGGTCACCTGGGTGATGAGGCGGTGAGGAGCAGGTTTGCGGAGCGGGCACAGTACTGGAAGAACATCTGGAATCCCAAGGCTGCACCGGATGGCGGGTACTTTATGAATCGCAATGCGGATGGGAGTTGGCCGCTGGTGCAGGATGATGACGATAAGGCTGCGAAGGCGTTTACCCCCGCTACCGAGGATGGGTTTGTGGAGGGTAGCGCGGCGCAGTATGTGTGGATGGTTCCGTTCAACGTTGCCGGGTTGTTCGAGCAGATGGGTGGGCGGGATAAGGCGGTTGCGAGGCTCGATCGTTTTTTCTATGACGAAAAGGGTGCGCCGGCGGTGACGAAGTCGGGACCGCTGCATGCGGAGCTGGACAATGAGCCGTCCATTGAAACGCCTTGGCTTTACGACTTTGCCGGGCAGCCCTGGAAGACACAGCAACTGGTGCGGCAGGTGCTGAACACGATCTGGAAGAATGAACCGAAGGGTGTTCCGGGTAATGACGATCTTGGCGAGATGTCGTCGTGGGATGTGTTTGCGTCGATGGGGCTGTATCCGGAGATTCCGGGCAGGGCGGAGTTTGTGTTGGCTAGTCCGCTCTTCTCGAAGGTGACGGTTCACCGGGCTGGCGGGGATGTGCGGATTGTGGCGAAGGCGGCTGGAACGGATCATCCCTACGTACATGGCTTTAAGGTGAATGGCAAGTCGAGTTCGAAGACGTGGCTGCCGGAGAGCTTTGCGTTGAAGGGCGGGACGCTGGAATTTGACCTTGGTGATGCGCCCGATAAGACGTGGGGCGTGAAGAAGGGCGATGAGCCGCCGTCGTTTGGCGCGCAGTAG
- a CDS encoding Crp/Fnr family transcriptional regulator codes for MSTPVANLFLSSLSAPSRELLLAHSTAVHLPLRTVLYEPEVTPPHAYFMTSGIASVVASMVEGGTAEVGVIGHEGVVGSLHLLGPAKVPTRCFMQLEGSALRIPFTELQKAYRSTGEIRDRILEFVQEQALSLSQVAACHRLHDAEERLARWLLMVQDRTQSNVLNLTQEFLAEMLGAQRTTVTMVAGALQRSGLIEYQRGHVKILNRESLEAAACDCYQVTKSLFLNLYKQDLP; via the coding sequence ATGTCTACTCCCGTAGCAAATCTGTTTTTATCGAGCCTGTCCGCACCGAGCCGTGAGCTGCTGCTGGCACATTCGACGGCAGTGCACCTTCCGCTGCGAACGGTGCTCTACGAGCCGGAGGTGACTCCGCCTCATGCATACTTTATGACCTCAGGCATCGCCTCGGTCGTGGCTTCGATGGTCGAGGGCGGGACGGCGGAGGTAGGCGTCATCGGCCATGAGGGCGTTGTGGGGAGCCTGCATCTGCTTGGTCCGGCGAAGGTTCCGACGCGCTGCTTTATGCAGCTTGAAGGGAGTGCACTGCGCATTCCATTTACGGAGCTGCAGAAGGCTTACCGGTCGACTGGCGAGATTCGCGATCGCATCCTTGAGTTTGTTCAAGAGCAGGCGCTCAGCTTGAGCCAGGTCGCGGCATGTCATCGGCTTCACGACGCGGAAGAGCGGCTTGCTCGATGGCTGCTGATGGTGCAGGATCGAACTCAATCCAATGTACTCAACCTTACGCAGGAGTTCCTGGCGGAGATGCTTGGAGCGCAGCGAACGACGGTCACCATGGTCGCGGGTGCGCTGCAACGTAGTGGGCTGATCGAATACCAGCGCGGCCACGTGAAAATCCTGAACAGGGAGAGCCTGGAAGCTGCTGCGTGCGACTGCTACCAGGTGACGAAGAGTCTCTTTCTCAATCTCTATAAACAGGATCTTCCGTAG